A segment of the Corynebacterium liangguodongii genome:
GAGTGGGGCTTCACATAACCTGTGAAGCCCCACTCCTGCCCTGTGCGCATTTCTATCCGAAAATAGCGTCAACTGCGGCCCAGTCCGAGAAAACACGCCAACCGAAACGTGCGAGCGCCCACATTTTCCCCTCCTTCCCTTCGTAGAATTGATTAAATTTGCCATGACGTCTCTTTGAGTAATTTAAAGGTAAGTTAAAAATTACCCCATCGATTGCCGTGACACGACTGATGATAGGTTAGGTCCCCCCCCTCGCAACCGATCACAGAATTCTGCGCAATGTGCCAGGTCAGAAACACATACGTGGCGCATGGAATCGTGTTGATTTAGCGGCAATCCTCGCGCCATACCCCCCGCCCGAAGCGGGCACTACCCCAGCGTGCCCACCCAGTTGCGCAGCAGCGCCAGGCCGGCCTCGCCGGACTTCTCCGGGTGGAACTGGGTGGCCCATAGCGGACCGTTTTCCACCGCGGCGACGAACCTCTCCCCACCGTGCTCTGCCCACGACACGAGCGGTGCGGCGATGTATGGGTCTTCCTCCATCTCCCACGAGCGCACGCCGTAGGAGTGGACGAAGTAGAAGCGCTCAGCCGGGTCGATCCCGGCGAAGAGCGTCGAGCCGGGGGCCACGTCGACCGTGTTCCAGCCCATGTGCGGCAGCACGGGGGCGCGCAGCTTATCGACGACCCCGGGCCACTCCCCCATCCCCTCAGCATCCACCCCGTGCTCCACGCCGCGCTCAAACATCACTTGGAAGCCGACGCAGATGCCGAGGACGGGCCGCCCGCCGGCGAGGCGCTGGCCAATGACCCGGGGGGCGCTCACCTCCCGCAGGCCTTCCATGCAGGAGGCGAACGCGCCGACGCCGGGGACGACGAGCCCGTCCGCCTCCACGGCGAGCTTCGGGTCCGCCGTCACGGTCACATCGGCCCCGACGTGCTCCAGTGCGCGCTGGGCGGACCGGATGTTTCCCGCGCCGTAGTCGAGCAGGACCACGGTGGGCGCGGCCTGTGGGGTCTCTCCGGATTCCGCTGCAGTCATGGGGTCATATTCTACCGCCCGGGCCGGCCGAAGCGCCGCTTTGCCCGCGCCGCACTGAGGCGAGTCGAGAGGTTGTCTACCTCCGCGATGCGTTGGCGGCCGAGGATGTCATCGGCCACCGTGACCGCGATTCCGGCAGAGACGACGCAGCCGGCGATGAAATACATCAGCGCCATCGGGTGGGCCACCCCGGACGAGGCAGCGCCGAAACCGGCCAGCATCATTCCGTAGACCGTCGAGCCCAGCCCGGTACCGCCGTCGAAGGAGATGTTCCACATCGCCGAGGCCTCCGACGCCTTCGACTTGGGCAGCCGGTAGAACAGCATGGTGAGCGACTCGTTTTGCACCGCCCCGAAGCCGGCTCCGTAGAGGAACGCCGCGAGCAGGAGCCAGAGCACGGAGGCGTCGGTGACCATCACCACGGCGATGGTGAAGATCCCGGCCGCCGCGCACATCTGGAACGGAATGATGACGGTGCCCGGCACCCCGCGCCGGTCGAGTACGACGCCGGCGAAGTAGCGCGAGAACATCGCCGCGAGGTTGAGCACGGCAAGCAGCACGCCGCCGAAGGCCGCGCCCGCGGCCGGGCTCATCTCCCGCACGCTTGCCGGCAGGAAGTTCGTCACCGCCCCGTAAGCGGTGGTCACCAGGGACAACGCGAGCATGGGCACCGCGACGAGGCGCCACAGCGGCACCCGCACCCCGGCCAGCTCCCCGCCCCCGGCACCCGCCTCTGGCGTGGGAGGAATGCCGAGGCAGACGACCAAGCCCACGAGCCCCAGGGCCGTGGCGATGATAAAGACCACGGGGTAGCCCACCACCTGCGCTAGGGCGAGGCCGGAGGGCAGGGCCAGCATCTGCGAGAACCCGACGAAGAGCCCGAAGATTCCGCTGGTGCGCCCCAGC
Coding sequences within it:
- the hisH gene encoding imidazole glycerol phosphate synthase subunit HisH: MTAAESGETPQAAPTVVLLDYGAGNIRSAQRALEHVGADVTVTADPKLAVEADGLVVPGVGAFASCMEGLREVSAPRVIGQRLAGGRPVLGICVGFQVMFERGVEHGVDAEGMGEWPGVVDKLRAPVLPHMGWNTVDVAPGSTLFAGIDPAERFYFVHSYGVRSWEMEEDPYIAAPLVSWAEHGGERFVAAVENGPLWATQFHPEKSGEAGLALLRNWVGTLG
- a CDS encoding MFS transporter; protein product: MLRAKPLTVEEVEAVTSPWRARGLVPTLVAVAAAFGAWSLLLPVVPTAVLDAGGSETLAGGSTGAFMGATVLTQVFVPSLLRRFGYRAVIAVASVLLGVPSLGYILGMDPAIVLSVSVVRGIGFGALSVAEAAIIAELVPLRLLGRTSGIFGLFVGFSQMLALPSGLALAQVVGYPVVFIIATALGLVGLVVCLGIPPTPEAGAGGGELAGVRVPLWRLVAVPMLALSLVTTAYGAVTNFLPASVREMSPAAGAAFGGVLLAVLNLAAMFSRYFAGVVLDRRGVPGTVIIPFQMCAAAGIFTIAVVMVTDASVLWLLLAAFLYGAGFGAVQNESLTMLFYRLPKSKASEASAMWNISFDGGTGLGSTVYGMMLAGFGAASSGVAHPMALMYFIAGCVVSAGIAVTVADDILGRQRIAEVDNLSTRLSAARAKRRFGRPGR